One part of the Thermodesulfobacterium commune DSM 2178 genome encodes these proteins:
- a CDS encoding HU family DNA-binding protein, which translates to MNKADLVKRMAEIAEVPKSTAEKLLDAFMEAVEEAVSKGDKVVLVGFGTFQVLKRAEREGRNPRTGTPIKIPAKKVVKFKPGKKLEEAASKA; encoded by the coding sequence ATGAACAAGGCAGACCTCGTAAAAAGAATGGCAGAGATCGCAGAAGTACCTAAGTCTACTGCTGAAAAGCTCTTAGACGCCTTTATGGAAGCTGTAGAAGAAGCAGTTTCAAAAGGAGACAAAGTAGTATTGGTTGGTTTTGGAACCTTTCAGGTGTTAAAAAGAGCTGAAAGAGAAGGAAGAAACCCCAGAACAGGTACACCAATCAAAATCCCTGCTAAAAAGGTGGTTAAGTTTAAGCCAGGTAAAAAATTAGAAGAAGCTGCTTCTAAAGCATAA
- the mutM gene encoding DNA-formamidopyrimidine glycosylase, translating to MPELPEVETIRHQLKTKLLLQKLVKIEILDPRFTKKISFKGALSIEGEKLLDIKRKGKYLLFIFEKKGLLWHFGLTGGLILLNHCLIQPPHKFLRLLLRFENEILGYFDIRKFGKIKTFDLPHFPEEIEKLGEDALEIKQEKFSSILKRSSKPIKSLLLDQTKIAGLGNIYVDEALFRAGIHPLRKASSLSDEEVAKLYHTIKMLLKKAIELRGSSIKDYLDAFGQKGKFQEEHLVYGKKGQKCRFCGQPLQYLKLNQRGTTFCQTCQS from the coding sequence ATGCCTGAACTTCCTGAAGTAGAAACTATAAGACACCAACTAAAAACCAAACTTTTACTTCAAAAACTGGTTAAAATCGAGATATTAGACCCGAGATTTACTAAAAAAATTTCTTTTAAAGGTGCACTTAGCATAGAAGGAGAGAAACTTTTAGACATAAAAAGAAAAGGGAAATATCTATTGTTTATTTTTGAAAAAAAAGGTCTCTTATGGCACTTTGGCTTAACCGGTGGTTTAATCCTATTAAACCACTGTCTTATTCAACCACCTCACAAATTTTTGAGACTGCTATTAAGGTTTGAAAACGAAATCTTAGGATACTTTGACATAAGAAAGTTTGGGAAAATAAAAACCTTTGACCTTCCCCATTTTCCTGAAGAAATAGAAAAATTAGGAGAGGATGCGTTAGAGATAAAACAAGAAAAATTTTCTTCTATCCTTAAAAGGTCTTCAAAACCTATTAAATCCTTACTTTTAGACCAAACCAAAATTGCAGGACTTGGGAATATCTACGTAGACGAAGCCCTTTTTAGGGCTGGTATACATCCTTTAAGAAAGGCCAGTTCGCTCAGTGATGAAGAGGTAGCAAAGCTTTATCATACCATTAAAATGCTCCTTAAAAAGGCTATAGAATTGAGGGGTTCTTCGATAAAAGATTATTTAGATGCCTTTGGACAAAAAGGCAAGTTTCAAGAAGAACATCTGGTTTACGGCAAAAAAGGGCAGAAATGCCGTTTTTGTGGACAACCTTTGCAATACCTAAAACTCAATCAAAGAGGGACTACCTTTTGTCAAACCTGTCAATCTTAG
- a CDS encoding AI-2E family transporter, with product MKIDRETFYHKVGLFISLLLAFLIIAGFVYLLSPLFSIICWAGIIAFFIYPCYQKIYQKLKRKNLSSFIVLFFLILFVIGPFSAILFNLYQQILSILDWVKPVANQSLYDFVEQLKKYPKIYAFFTKLLYYLQPYLPQIQEKIAQAISSILQAGVFSITNLAKFLFSFGFQLAFTILTLHYFLIDGEKVIQEIVSLIPGKSQEKQKMLQRIGLTLKGVLYGNILTAFIQGLLALFIYFVLGIPHNLFWAFLTMLASFIPAFGTFLIWGPLVVYLFLVGSYVKAVILLVFCGVIISNLDNFLKPFLIGGKTKIHNLLIFFSVLGGIVKFGVLGIFLGPLILALFLSIIDIYKNHLITHLNGFSYPDQDE from the coding sequence ATGAAGATCGATAGAGAAACTTTTTATCATAAAGTAGGGCTTTTTATTTCCCTTCTTTTAGCTTTTCTTATCATCGCTGGATTTGTTTATCTGTTAAGTCCTCTTTTTTCTATAATTTGCTGGGCGGGTATCATTGCTTTTTTTATCTATCCTTGCTATCAAAAAATCTATCAAAAACTTAAACGTAAAAACCTATCTTCTTTTATAGTTCTCTTTTTTCTAATCCTATTTGTAATAGGACCTTTTTCAGCCATCCTTTTTAACCTCTACCAGCAGATCCTTTCTATCTTAGACTGGGTTAAACCTGTTGCCAACCAGAGCCTTTATGATTTTGTCGAACAACTAAAAAAATACCCTAAAATTTATGCCTTTTTTACTAAACTATTATATTATCTACAACCTTATCTTCCTCAAATCCAAGAAAAAATCGCTCAAGCAATATCCTCTATCCTTCAGGCAGGGGTTTTTTCTATCACGAATTTGGCTAAATTTCTATTTTCTTTTGGCTTTCAGTTAGCTTTTACCATCCTTACTTTACACTATTTTTTGATAGACGGAGAAAAGGTGATTCAAGAAATAGTCAGCCTTATACCTGGCAAAAGCCAAGAAAAACAAAAAATGTTACAAAGAATAGGGTTGACTCTAAAAGGAGTCTTATATGGCAACATTCTTACGGCTTTTATCCAGGGACTTTTAGCCTTGTTTATTTATTTTGTGTTGGGAATACCCCATAATCTTTTCTGGGCCTTTCTTACGATGTTAGCCTCTTTCATCCCAGCCTTCGGAACTTTTCTCATTTGGGGACCTTTGGTTGTCTATCTATTCTTGGTAGGAAGTTATGTAAAAGCGGTGATCCTTTTGGTTTTTTGTGGAGTTATCATTTCTAACTTAGACAACTTCCTAAAACCCTTTTTAATCGGTGGAAAAACTAAAATCCACAACCTTCTCATCTTTTTTTCAGTGCTTGGTGGAATTGTAAAGTTTGGTGTATTAGGAATTTTTTTAGGGCCTCTTATTTTAGCTCTTTTTCTATCGATCATAGACATCTACAAGAATCACCTAATTACCCACTTAAATGGATTCTCTTATCCTGATCAGGATGAATAA
- a CDS encoding FmdB family zinc ribbon protein encodes MPIYEFRCEICGEVFERLQRMDEDYPPCPKCGSLEVMKLPSIFGFQDRISQKSQRELSILKRARDYLIDGKVGEARRFLEKAKEFHPSDRVKKLSDLLSERKAVRTGYISKTEYVITKKKEKG; translated from the coding sequence ATGCCGATTTATGAGTTTAGGTGTGAAATCTGCGGGGAGGTTTTTGAAAGGTTGCAGAGGATGGATGAAGATTATCCTCCATGTCCTAAATGTGGAAGCTTAGAAGTAATGAAACTTCCCTCTATTTTTGGATTTCAAGATAGGATATCTCAAAAATCTCAAAGAGAGCTCTCTATCCTTAAGAGAGCCAGAGATTATTTAATAGACGGTAAGGTAGGGGAGGCCCGTCGGTTTTTAGAAAAAGCCAAAGAGTTTCATCCTTCAGATAGGGTAAAAAAGCTCTCCGACCTTCTTTCAGAAAGAAAAGCAGTGAGAACAGGATATATAAGTAAGACTGAATATGTGATTACCAAAAAGAAGGAGAAAGGATAA
- a CDS encoding DUF1844 domain-containing protein: MGKEQDDLFSNLITFSTFILSLNTAALIHLGELPNPLTNKKEVNLLLAKQTIDTIEMLKEKTKGNLTLDEERLINAILYELKLKFLKVSD, encoded by the coding sequence ATGGGTAAAGAGCAGGATGACCTCTTTTCAAACCTAATTACCTTTAGTACGTTTATCCTTTCTCTAAACACTGCTGCCCTTATCCATTTGGGAGAGCTTCCAAACCCCTTAACCAACAAAAAAGAGGTAAACCTTCTGTTAGCTAAACAAACCATAGATACGATTGAGATGCTAAAAGAAAAAACTAAAGGCAATCTTACTTTAGACGAAGAACGTCTGATTAATGCGATACTTTATGAGCTTAAACTTAAATTTTTGAAGGTTTCAGATTAA
- the ispE gene encoding 4-(cytidine 5'-diphospho)-2-C-methyl-D-erythritol kinase — protein MKKYLFLSPAKLNLVLQVLSRREDGYHNLYTIFQKIDLFDEIEIKKGTLDFRLDFISDRGDIPLEENLVYKAYIKFKETFRINENHHIRVKKTIPIGAGLGGGSSNAATILKGLAYIYGIDREEPLLYSIAKSLGADVPFFLSPYVAAIGEGIGDVLIPYPSFQAWYLLICPNFEISTKWAYQNLGLTNSKNPVYYSTEVSPWRHPQGLINDFKALVFNKFPFLKELETKLKTFGCCAVSLSGTGPTIFGIFEKEPPFYVYETLKRTLKEVKVFLLQNLE, from the coding sequence ATGAAAAAATATCTTTTCCTATCTCCAGCCAAGCTAAATTTGGTCTTGCAAGTACTAAGTCGGAGAGAAGATGGATATCATAATCTTTATACGATTTTTCAAAAAATAGACCTTTTTGATGAGATAGAAATTAAAAAAGGGACTTTAGATTTTAGGTTGGATTTTATTTCTGACAGAGGCGATATTCCTCTGGAAGAAAATTTGGTTTATAAGGCTTATATAAAGTTTAAAGAAACTTTTAGGATTAACGAAAATCATCATATAAGGGTAAAAAAAACGATTCCCATCGGAGCTGGCTTAGGAGGGGGGAGTAGTAATGCTGCTACCATACTTAAAGGTTTAGCCTATATTTATGGTATAGATCGAGAAGAACCTTTATTGTATAGCATAGCTAAGAGTTTAGGAGCAGATGTGCCTTTTTTTTTAAGTCCTTATGTTGCAGCTATAGGTGAAGGCATAGGAGATGTTTTAATACCTTATCCTTCTTTTCAAGCGTGGTATCTACTTATTTGTCCTAACTTTGAAATAAGTACTAAGTGGGCTTATCAAAATTTAGGATTGACAAATTCAAAAAATCCTGTTTATTATTCTACCGAAGTCTCCCCTTGGAGACATCCTCAAGGCCTTATAAACGATTTTAAGGCCTTAGTTTTTAACAAGTTTCCTTTTTTAAAAGAGCTTGAAACTAAACTTAAAACTTTTGGGTGCTGTGCTGTTAGTCTTAGTGGTACAGGCCCAACAATTTTTGGGATTTTTGAAAAAGAACCTCCCTTTTATGTTTATGAAACCCTAAAAAGAACACTTAAGGAAGTCAAGGTATTTTTATTGCAAAATTTGGAATAG
- a CDS encoding ribose-phosphate pyrophosphokinase — protein sequence MGGYNFKGICVFSGSANLDLAEKICSFLDLPLGKAVVKRFSDGEIFVEIKDNIRGADVFIIQPTCPPVNEHLMELLIMIDAARRASARRITAVIPYYGYARQDRKTAPRTPISAKLVANLIVVAGARRVLTVDLHAGQIQGFFDIPVDHLYALPVFLKHIKENFSGKDLVIVSPDAGGVERAREYAKRLGASIAIIDKRRERPNESAVMHIIGEVKDKIAIIIDDMVDTAGTMCQAADAIIERGALEVYGMATHPVLSGKALERIANSSLKALWVSDTIPLREEAKAIGKIKVLSLAGLLAEAIRRIHTDESISSLFV from the coding sequence ATGGGAGGGTATAATTTTAAAGGGATTTGTGTGTTCTCTGGTAGTGCTAATCTAGATTTAGCAGAAAAGATTTGTAGTTTTTTAGACCTTCCTTTAGGTAAGGCGGTAGTAAAGCGTTTTAGCGATGGAGAGATTTTTGTTGAGATTAAAGATAACATAAGAGGAGCAGACGTTTTTATTATCCAACCTACCTGTCCCCCTGTAAACGAACATTTGATGGAACTTCTTATTATGATAGATGCAGCTCGTAGGGCTTCAGCCAGAAGAATTACTGCGGTTATTCCTTATTATGGATATGCAAGGCAGGATAGAAAAACAGCTCCAAGAACTCCTATTTCAGCCAAGTTAGTAGCTAATTTGATAGTCGTAGCAGGGGCAAGAAGAGTTTTAACTGTTGACCTTCATGCTGGACAGATCCAAGGTTTTTTTGACATACCTGTAGATCATCTTTATGCCTTACCGGTTTTTTTAAAGCACATCAAGGAGAATTTTTCAGGAAAAGACTTAGTTATCGTTTCTCCTGATGCCGGTGGAGTAGAAAGGGCAAGAGAGTATGCTAAAAGGCTAGGAGCCTCTATCGCTATCATAGATAAAAGAAGAGAACGTCCTAATGAAAGTGCTGTCATGCATATTATAGGAGAAGTAAAGGATAAAATAGCCATCATCATAGACGATATGGTAGATACAGCTGGTACTATGTGTCAAGCAGCTGATGCTATCATAGAAAGAGGAGCTTTAGAGGTTTATGGAATGGCAACCCATCCTGTACTTTCTGGTAAGGCTTTAGAAAGGATTGCTAATTCTTCGTTGAAAGCTCTTTGGGTAAGTGATACCATACCGTTAAGAGAGGAAGCAAAGGCTATAGGTAAGATAAAGGTTCTTTCTTTGGCAGGTTTGTTGGCTGAAGCTATAAGAAGGATACACACCGACGAGTCTATAAGTTCTCTTTTTGTATAA
- a CDS encoding 50S ribosomal protein L25/general stress protein Ctc: MRQVNLSVVKREKTGKECAKKLRKQGLIPAIVYGHNFDPVPISVKANELESILHKYKGETLLFNLEVQNGETQRIQAILKDYQLHPVTDKIIHLDFVAIKEGETVSIDVPLEFVGRPVGLTKGGVIEIFMHDLTVECLPSNIPDKIQVDISNLDLGDVLHVKDIKVPEGVKVLDDPEDTVITIVAEGGEGEGASTEESE, encoded by the coding sequence ATGAGACAGGTGAATTTATCAGTTGTTAAAAGAGAAAAAACTGGTAAGGAATGTGCTAAAAAGTTGCGCAAACAAGGTCTGATACCAGCTATAGTCTATGGACATAATTTTGATCCAGTTCCTATCTCGGTAAAAGCTAACGAACTTGAAAGTATTTTGCATAAATACAAAGGTGAAACCTTACTTTTTAACTTGGAGGTACAAAACGGAGAAACTCAGAGAATACAAGCTATTTTAAAAGACTATCAGCTCCATCCTGTTACCGATAAGATTATTCACCTTGATTTTGTAGCGATTAAAGAGGGAGAAACTGTAAGTATAGACGTACCTTTAGAGTTTGTAGGACGTCCAGTAGGACTTACTAAAGGTGGAGTAATCGAAATTTTTATGCATGATTTAACGGTAGAATGTCTTCCTTCTAACATCCCTGATAAAATCCAGGTAGATATATCTAACTTAGATTTAGGAGATGTTTTACATGTAAAAGATATAAAAGTTCCTGAGGGAGTAAAAGTTTTAGATGATCCTGAGGATACCGTGATTACCATCGTAGCTGAAGGTGGAGAAGGAGAGGGGGCTTCTACAGAGGAATCTGAATAG
- the pth gene encoding aminoacyl-tRNA hydrolase has product MWLFCGLGNPGEEYKETRHNFGFLVLEAFAERHKLKFNFYKEMESEVAFYKDKAILVKPQTYMNLSGRAVKKWVLKERISLNNLLVIYDDMDLPLGKLKILPKGGAGGHKGMLSIIECLGSSDFPRMKLGIGKPEDKDVVSYVLSPFNEEEKEKVKKILEVAVAALEDLLYKGLLKTMTIYNSQAVV; this is encoded by the coding sequence ATGTGGCTTTTTTGCGGATTAGGTAATCCTGGAGAGGAGTATAAAGAAACAAGGCACAATTTTGGATTTTTAGTTTTAGAGGCCTTTGCTGAAAGGCATAAGCTTAAGTTTAATTTTTATAAAGAAATGGAAAGTGAAGTAGCCTTTTATAAAGATAAAGCAATTTTAGTTAAACCCCAAACTTATATGAACCTTTCTGGTAGAGCGGTTAAGAAGTGGGTTTTAAAAGAACGAATATCGTTAAACAATCTTTTGGTAATCTATGATGATATGGACCTTCCTTTAGGGAAATTAAAGATTTTACCTAAGGGAGGAGCCGGTGGGCATAAAGGCATGCTTTCGATTATAGAGTGTTTGGGTTCTTCTGATTTCCCAAGAATGAAGTTAGGAATAGGTAAACCTGAAGATAAAGACGTGGTGAGTTATGTGCTAAGCCCATTTAACGAAGAAGAGAAAGAGAAAGTAAAAAAAATACTCGAAGTAGCGGTAGCTGCTTTAGAAGATCTTCTTTATAAGGGTCTGCTGAAGACAATGACTATTTATAATTCACAGGCAGTGGTGTAA
- a CDS encoding phosphate-starvation-inducible PsiE family protein, whose translation MNLARWNYYVQGFFLKFERVLYILIGLGILIATGFIIFYGFKTILAIPTYVNFTEGIIKVLDKFLIAMMFLEVFYTLQVIFGEEYKIKCLEPFLLVGIIALVRRLLIVGFEIAHTPSFDPERFKYYLFEILAIGILILMLIGGIAILRKLRVGR comes from the coding sequence ATGAACTTAGCACGTTGGAACTATTATGTGCAAGGCTTTTTTTTGAAGTTTGAAAGAGTTCTTTATATTTTAATCGGGTTAGGGATACTGATTGCCACTGGTTTTATCATCTTTTACGGGTTTAAAACTATTTTAGCGATCCCTACGTATGTCAACTTTACAGAGGGAATTATTAAGGTATTGGATAAATTTTTAATAGCCATGATGTTTCTGGAAGTTTTTTATACTCTACAGGTGATTTTTGGAGAAGAATATAAGATTAAATGTTTAGAGCCTTTTTTACTGGTAGGAATCATTGCTTTAGTCCGAAGACTTTTGATCGTAGGCTTTGAGATAGCTCATACCCCTTCTTTTGACCCAGAACGTTTTAAGTATTATCTTTTTGAGATATTAGCGATAGGTATATTGATTTTGATGTTGATAGGAGGAATAGCTATTTTAAGAAAGTTGAGGGTTGGAAGATGA
- the guaA gene encoding glutamine-hydrolyzing GMP synthase: MIHKILVLDFGSQTTQLIARRIRELGVYSEIKPCFVSLEEIKGFNPSGIILSGGPSSVYDKDAPMISAEIFELGIPILGICYGLQLISYLLGGKVERSEKREFGPAYIKIIEENALFKGLKKGEKYKVWMSHSDKIEFLPEGFYVLAETENTPFAAVAHVEKPIYGVQFHPEVVHTEIGQDVLRNFVFEICGCTADWSMPSFIEKTVEDIKNLVKEDEKVICALSGGIDSTVTALLVHKAIGDRLIPIFVNNGVLRKNEPEEVLSLMKSLGLKVDYVDASSLFLERLKGVEDPEKKRKIIGETFIEVFEKEAKKFDNVVYLAQGTLYPDVIESVSFKGPSATIKSHHNVGGLPERMHLKLIEPLRELFKDEVRKIAELLGLPKHIIWRQPFPGPGLAIRIIGEVSEEKLDILREADAIVREEMLNSGWYYKVWQSFAVLLPVKTVGVMGDARTYEYVVAIRCVESQDAMTADWVKLPYDLLERLSNRIINEVKGVNRVVYDISSKPPATIEWE; this comes from the coding sequence ATGATACATAAAATATTAGTTCTTGATTTTGGTTCTCAGACTACTCAGCTTATTGCTAGAAGGATTAGAGAATTAGGGGTTTATAGTGAAATAAAACCTTGTTTTGTGTCTTTGGAGGAGATAAAAGGTTTTAACCCTTCAGGGATCATTCTTTCAGGAGGCCCAAGCAGTGTTTACGATAAAGATGCACCTATGATATCTGCTGAGATTTTTGAATTAGGGATTCCGATTTTAGGTATTTGCTATGGATTACAGTTGATAAGTTATCTTTTAGGGGGGAAGGTAGAAAGAAGTGAAAAACGAGAATTTGGTCCTGCTTATATTAAAATAATAGAAGAAAATGCCCTTTTTAAAGGATTAAAAAAGGGGGAGAAATATAAGGTATGGATGAGTCATAGCGATAAAATTGAGTTTTTACCTGAAGGGTTTTATGTATTGGCTGAGACAGAAAATACCCCTTTTGCTGCTGTAGCCCATGTAGAAAAACCTATCTATGGGGTTCAGTTTCATCCAGAGGTAGTCCATACAGAGATAGGCCAGGATGTGTTGAGAAACTTTGTTTTTGAGATTTGTGGATGTACAGCTGATTGGAGTATGCCTTCTTTTATAGAAAAAACCGTAGAAGATATTAAAAATCTGGTTAAAGAAGATGAAAAGGTAATCTGTGCCCTTTCCGGAGGTATAGACTCTACCGTAACAGCGCTTTTAGTCCATAAAGCCATAGGAGATAGGTTGATTCCCATTTTTGTAAACAACGGAGTTTTAAGAAAAAACGAACCAGAAGAAGTGCTATCTTTGATGAAAAGTTTAGGGCTAAAAGTAGATTATGTAGACGCAAGCTCTCTTTTTCTGGAGAGATTAAAGGGGGTTGAAGACCCAGAGAAAAAAAGAAAGATTATCGGGGAAACCTTTATAGAGGTGTTTGAAAAAGAAGCTAAAAAGTTTGATAACGTGGTTTATCTTGCTCAAGGTACTTTATACCCGGATGTAATTGAAAGTGTTTCTTTTAAAGGACCCTCTGCTACCATCAAGTCCCATCATAACGTAGGTGGGTTACCTGAAAGGATGCACCTTAAGTTGATAGAACCTTTGCGAGAGCTTTTTAAGGATGAGGTGAGAAAGATAGCAGAACTTTTAGGTTTACCTAAACATATTATATGGAGGCAACCTTTTCCAGGCCCAGGTCTTGCTATAAGAATAATAGGAGAAGTCTCGGAAGAAAAACTGGATATTTTAAGAGAGGCTGACGCGATAGTTAGAGAAGAGATGCTCAACTCAGGTTGGTATTATAAGGTCTGGCAAAGCTTTGCGGTCCTTTTGCCGGTAAAGACAGTAGGGGTTATGGGAGATGCAAGAACCTATGAATATGTGGTGGCGATTAGATGTGTGGAAAGTCAAGATGCTATGACTGCTGACTGGGTAAAATTGCCTTATGATCTGTTAGAAAGGCTGTCGAATCGGATTATAAACGAGGTAAAAGGGGTTAACAGGGTGGTTTACGATATTTCTTCTAAACCTCCAGCTACGATCGAGTGGGAATGA
- a CDS encoding diacylglycerol/polyprenol kinase family protein, with amino-acid sequence MNFYRKALHLGFGFLIFGLSYVVSYHLLGLLLVSLVILNSVFEVLRLFFYDYLPLKRLWTPLFKKEEFYKISDGWFYLVGTTCLYYLVGKEDFRLVLLILTLADPIASLVGFYSGKKKIFQGKTLEGGVAFFLMSLLIVFVFKGLVTFQYFGLISLLTFIELLTKRDNFWIPLVGGLYLKYLV; translated from the coding sequence ATGAACTTTTATAGAAAAGCTTTACATTTAGGTTTTGGTTTTCTAATTTTTGGGCTGTCTTATGTTGTTTCTTATCACCTACTAGGCCTTCTTTTAGTAAGTCTGGTTATTTTAAACTCTGTCTTTGAAGTTTTAAGACTCTTTTTTTATGATTATCTTCCTTTGAAAAGGCTTTGGACCCCACTCTTTAAAAAAGAAGAATTTTACAAAATAAGTGATGGTTGGTTTTATTTGGTCGGAACTACTTGCCTTTATTATTTGGTAGGGAAGGAAGATTTTCGTTTGGTGCTTTTGATTTTAACCTTGGCTGACCCGATAGCCTCTTTGGTAGGTTTTTACTCAGGGAAAAAGAAAATATTTCAGGGAAAGACTTTAGAGGGAGGGGTAGCATTTTTTTTGATGTCTCTTTTGATTGTTTTTGTGTTTAAAGGGTTGGTAACCTTTCAGTATTTTGGTTTAATCTCCCTTCTTACTTTTATAGAACTTTTAACTAAGAGGGATAATTTCTGGATTCCATTGGTAGGTGGTCTTTACCTTAAATATCTTGTTTAG
- a CDS encoding YceD family protein produces the protein MEELKNWGISLEDIPLEGLKVEFTDVQVLEGFKIKKPLFGFFKLKKLGIEVKLEGFISGSLVLECDRCLTEFEFDLEHSFALDLKPLRSLNFDEEKELSDEEMEVSFFENSWISFYDILREEIWLSIPYKKLCKESCKGLCSYCGVNLNERSCSCGVYKKESPFAVLKQMIEKESLEKRGGK, from the coding sequence ATGGAAGAACTTAAGAATTGGGGTATTAGTTTAGAAGACATTCCTTTAGAGGGATTAAAAGTTGAATTTACTGATGTTCAGGTTTTAGAGGGGTTTAAGATAAAAAAGCCTCTTTTTGGATTTTTTAAATTGAAAAAATTAGGTATTGAGGTAAAATTAGAAGGCTTTATAAGTGGCTCTTTGGTTTTAGAGTGTGATAGATGTTTAACAGAGTTTGAGTTTGATTTAGAGCATTCTTTTGCTTTAGATTTAAAGCCGTTAAGATCTCTTAATTTTGATGAGGAAAAAGAGCTTTCAGATGAGGAGATGGAGGTAAGTTTTTTTGAAAACTCTTGGATTTCTTTTTATGACATATTAAGAGAGGAGATCTGGTTATCTATTCCTTACAAGAAGCTTTGTAAAGAAAGCTGTAAGGGACTTTGTTCATATTGTGGGGTTAACCTTAATGAAAGAAGTTGCAGTTGTGGGGTATATAAAAAAGAAAGTCCTTTTGCGGTATTAAAGCAGATGATAGAAAAGGAGAGTTTGGAAAAAAGAGGAGGTAAGTAA
- the rpmF gene encoding 50S ribosomal protein L32: MAVPKRKTSRSRRGMRRAHKHLEAPSFSVCPRCKSAKLPHRVCPSCGYYKSKQVLEKESS; the protein is encoded by the coding sequence ATGGCTGTACCTAAGCGAAAGACTTCAAGGTCAAGAAGAGGAATGAGGAGGGCTCATAAGCATTTAGAAGCTCCTTCTTTTTCTGTGTGTCCAAGGTGTAAATCTGCTAAACTTCCTCACAGAGTTTGTCCAAGCTGTGGGTATTACAAAAGTAAACAGGTTTTAGAAAAAGAATCTTCTTAG
- the plsX gene encoding phosphate acyltransferase PlsX, with amino-acid sequence MYKVVVDVMGGDFAPSQILRGAELALQEIPELELILVGREEVLKTYVGKPRVSVVFAEEVVEMDESPGDALRKKREASIFKGIELLKSKEAGAFVSAGNSGAVAAGSIFVLGRIEGVRRPAIATLLPTVKEPFVLIDVGANVDSKPIDLFQFGIMGKVFLEKVWDRPNPKIALLSIGEESGKGNLLVKKAHQLFKNSNLNYVGNIESRDIYRGEVDVVVCDGFIGNICLKLSEGLAEVILEMLKNEAKKSVVSILGLFMAKKAIDGFKKKADWREYGGAPLLGVKGNVIIAHGRSDALAIKNAIRVAVNTIKINLVEKLESAIKDNLIEEEKECA; translated from the coding sequence ATGTATAAGGTAGTCGTGGATGTAATGGGAGGGGATTTTGCCCCCTCCCAGATTCTTAGAGGTGCAGAACTTGCCCTTCAGGAGATCCCCGAGTTAGAGCTTATCTTGGTAGGGAGGGAAGAGGTTTTAAAAACCTATGTAGGAAAGCCAAGGGTTTCTGTGGTTTTTGCTGAAGAAGTGGTAGAAATGGATGAAAGTCCAGGAGATGCTCTAAGAAAGAAGCGAGAGGCTTCTATCTTCAAGGGGATAGAACTTTTGAAGTCAAAGGAGGCGGGTGCTTTTGTTTCTGCTGGAAATTCAGGGGCTGTAGCTGCAGGGAGTATCTTTGTTTTGGGAAGGATAGAAGGGGTGAGACGTCCGGCTATCGCTACCCTTCTTCCTACGGTTAAAGAACCTTTTGTGTTGATAGACGTAGGGGCTAATGTAGATTCAAAGCCCATAGACCTTTTTCAGTTTGGTATTATGGGAAAGGTTTTCTTAGAAAAGGTATGGGATAGACCTAATCCCAAGATAGCACTTTTATCTATCGGAGAAGAGTCGGGAAAAGGTAACCTGTTGGTCAAAAAGGCACATCAACTTTTTAAAAATTCTAATCTTAATTATGTAGGTAATATAGAAAGTAGAGATATCTATCGTGGAGAAGTGGATGTGGTAGTATGTGATGGTTTTATAGGAAATATCTGTCTTAAGCTTTCAGAAGGGTTGGCTGAGGTTATCTTAGAGATGTTAAAAAACGAGGCAAAAAAGTCGGTAGTTTCTATTTTAGGCCTTTTTATGGCTAAAAAGGCTATAGATGGATTTAAGAAAAAGGCTGACTGGAGAGAATATGGAGGGGCTCCACTTTTAGGAGTCAAAGGCAACGTAATCATCGCCCATGGAAGGTCCGATGCTTTGGCTATCAAAAATGCTATCAGGGTAGCGGTAAATACCATCAAAATCAATTTGGTTGAAAAATTGGAGAGCGCCATCAAAGACAACTTGATTGAGGAGGAAAAGGAGTGTGCTTAA